In Desulfobacterales bacterium, one DNA window encodes the following:
- a CDS encoding HDIG domain-containing protein gives MQIPSRQKCLSLIRQMSMLDHIVVHSFQVCRVAIFLADHMGPGSSSLSRNLVQAAALLHDITKTRSFTTRENHALTGAQFLNEMGYPEVGHIIEQHVRLDSYALSDFPTEAEIVNYADKRVLHDRIVTLNERMAYILEKYATGPEYRERLRWLWKKTEELELRLFSYVSFKPEELGRLIDNESDVNDYLSLSSLTAGK, from the coding sequence ATGCAGATACCGTCGAGACAGAAGTGCCTGAGTCTGATTCGCCAGATGAGCATGCTGGACCATATCGTGGTACATTCTTTTCAGGTATGCCGCGTGGCGATTTTTCTGGCAGATCATATGGGACCAGGGTCGAGCAGCTTAAGCCGCAATTTGGTTCAGGCCGCCGCCTTGCTGCATGATATCACCAAGACGCGCAGCTTTACCACCCGTGAAAACCATGCCCTTACCGGCGCGCAATTTCTCAATGAGATGGGGTATCCGGAAGTGGGGCATATCATCGAACAGCATGTTCGTCTGGACAGCTATGCGCTGTCCGATTTCCCAACGGAAGCTGAAATTGTCAATTATGCCGACAAACGCGTCCTGCACGACCGGATCGTTACGCTTAACGAACGCATGGCGTATATTCTGGAAAAGTATGCCACAGGACCGGAATACCGCGAGCGATTGCGATGGCTCTGGAAGAAAACGGAGGAGCTGGAGTTGAGACTTTTCAGCTACGTTTCCTTTAAACCGGAAGAACTCGGGAGACTGATCGATAATGAAAGCGATGTAAACGACTATTTGTCCCTATCCAGCCTCACTGCCGGCAAGTAA